Proteins from a genomic interval of Diospyros lotus cultivar Yz01 chromosome 6, ASM1463336v1, whole genome shotgun sequence:
- the LOC127803813 gene encoding protein DETOXIFICATION 14-like isoform X1 encodes MKEMRIFSEAAEFFKRNPSVDGQIREFAGFNLGRIELVSAGPAIPNCLEAVVDPKPAQKEAMEELPLLNSEERKSLPTSKAFMEELKKVTRIAAPMVVVTISQFLLRVVPMIMVGHLGELYLSSTAIATSLTNVTGFSVLFGMASALETLCGQAYGAEQYQKLGAFTFGAILSLILVCLPVSVLWIFMDKLLVFLGQDPAISVEAGKYAIWLIPSLFPYAILESLVPYLQTQCVILPMLLCSTVTLSLHVPLCWFLVFKFQLGTKGAALAISLSYWVNVILLGTYLKYSPACENTRPSFSKDVFLSIGEFFRFALPSAGMICLEWWSFELLILLSGLLPNPELESSVLSICLTTTSVHYLIPYSIGAAASTRVSNELGAGNSRAARLSVCTVMVLAVAEAIVVSATLFCCRSILGYAYSDVGEVVDYVKEMTPIICLSITMDSLQAVLSGVARGSGWQHMGAYVNFGAFYLVGIPLAIVLGFIEQLRGKGIWIGIATGSMVQVILLSLVTSFTNWQKQANEARERVFKGTLPANDESIQ; translated from the exons ATGAAGGAGATGCGGATCTTTTCAGAAGCTGCGGAATTCTTCAAGAGAAATCCAAGCGTAGATGGACAAATAAGAGAATTCGCCGGCTTCAACCTTGGCCGCATAGAGTTAGTTTCCGCCGGACCAGCCATTCCGAACTGCTTGGAAG CAGTTGTTGATCCAAAACCCGCACAGAAGGAAGCGATGGAAGAGCTTCCTTTACTTAACAGTGAAGAGAGAAAATCGTTGCCAACATCGAAGGCGTTCATGGAAGAGCTAAAGAAGGTAACCCGCATTGCGGCGCCGATGGTGGTGGTGACGATATCGCAGTTCCTCTTGCGGGTTGTGCCGATGATAATGGTGGGGCACCTCGGCGAGCTCTACCTCTCCAGCACCGCCATTGCAACCTCTCTCACCAATGTTACCGGCTTCAGCGTCCTT TTTGGAATGGCGAGCGCTCTGGAAACCCTCTGCGGGCAAGCTTATGGGGCAGAGCAATACCAGAAGCTGGGAGCTTTTACTTTCGGAGCCATTCTCTCGCTCATTCTGGTTTGTCTACCAGTTTCTGTTCTTTGGATCTTCATGGACAAACTACTCGTCTTCTTAGGCCAAGACCCTGCAATTTCAGTTGAGGCAGGGAAGTATGCTATTTGGCTCATTCCTTCATTGTTTCCGTATGCCATTCTTGAGTCACTGGTTCCCTATTTGCAGACCCAGTGTGTGATCCTTCCCATGCTCTTGTGCTCAACTGTGACATTATCGCTCCATGTGCCTCTTTGTTGGTTTTTAGTATTCAAGTTTCAGTTAGGAACGAAAGGTGCAGCTCTGGCCATCAGTTTATCGTATTGGGTGAATGTGATCCTGCTAGGTACTTACTTGAAATATTCTCCGGCCTGTGAAAATACTCGACCATCATTCTCGAAGGATGTTTTCCTGAGCATTGGGGAGTTCTTCCGCTTTGCGCTTCCTTCTGCTGGAATGATCTG CCTTGAATGGTGGTCATTTGAGTTACTCATACTGTTATCGGGACTTTTGCCAAACCCCGAACTTGAGTCTTCGGTGCTTTCAATATG CCTTACAACTACCTCAGTGCACTACCTCATACCCTATTCTATTGGTGCTGCCGCAAG CACTCGGGTGTCCAATGAATTAGGAGCTGGGAATTCACGGGCTGCTCGGCTATCTGTTTGCACTGTGATGGTTCTTGCTGTGGCAGAGGCCATTGTTGTGAGCGCAACTCTGTTCTGCTGCCGCTCTATTCTGGGATATGCATACAGTGACGTTGGGGAAGTAGTGGACTATGTTAAAGAAATGACTCCTATTATTTGTCTCTCAATCACCATGGACAGCTTACAAGCCGTTCTATCTG GGGTTGCCAGAGGAAGTGGGTGGCAGCATATGGGGGCCTATGTCAATTTCGGGGCATTTTATCTGGTTGGCATTCCCCTAGCTATTGTACTGGGCTTCATTGAACAGTTAAGAGGCAAGGGGATTTGGATTGGAATAGCAACTGGGTCGATGGTGCAAGTCATTTTGCTTTCCCTCGTAACAAGTTTCACAAATTGGCAAAAACAG GCCAATGAAGCAAGGGAAAGGGTGTTCAAGGGGACACTTCCAGCCAATGATGAATCGATTCAATAA
- the LOC127803813 gene encoding protein DETOXIFICATION 14-like isoform X2 — protein sequence MKEMRIFSEAAEFFKRNPSVDGQIREFAGFNLGRIELVSAGPAIPNCLEVVDPKPAQKEAMEELPLLNSEERKSLPTSKAFMEELKKVTRIAAPMVVVTISQFLLRVVPMIMVGHLGELYLSSTAIATSLTNVTGFSVLFGMASALETLCGQAYGAEQYQKLGAFTFGAILSLILVCLPVSVLWIFMDKLLVFLGQDPAISVEAGKYAIWLIPSLFPYAILESLVPYLQTQCVILPMLLCSTVTLSLHVPLCWFLVFKFQLGTKGAALAISLSYWVNVILLGTYLKYSPACENTRPSFSKDVFLSIGEFFRFALPSAGMICLEWWSFELLILLSGLLPNPELESSVLSICLTTTSVHYLIPYSIGAAASTRVSNELGAGNSRAARLSVCTVMVLAVAEAIVVSATLFCCRSILGYAYSDVGEVVDYVKEMTPIICLSITMDSLQAVLSGVARGSGWQHMGAYVNFGAFYLVGIPLAIVLGFIEQLRGKGIWIGIATGSMVQVILLSLVTSFTNWQKQANEARERVFKGTLPANDESIQ from the exons ATGAAGGAGATGCGGATCTTTTCAGAAGCTGCGGAATTCTTCAAGAGAAATCCAAGCGTAGATGGACAAATAAGAGAATTCGCCGGCTTCAACCTTGGCCGCATAGAGTTAGTTTCCGCCGGACCAGCCATTCCGAACTGCTTGGAAG TTGTTGATCCAAAACCCGCACAGAAGGAAGCGATGGAAGAGCTTCCTTTACTTAACAGTGAAGAGAGAAAATCGTTGCCAACATCGAAGGCGTTCATGGAAGAGCTAAAGAAGGTAACCCGCATTGCGGCGCCGATGGTGGTGGTGACGATATCGCAGTTCCTCTTGCGGGTTGTGCCGATGATAATGGTGGGGCACCTCGGCGAGCTCTACCTCTCCAGCACCGCCATTGCAACCTCTCTCACCAATGTTACCGGCTTCAGCGTCCTT TTTGGAATGGCGAGCGCTCTGGAAACCCTCTGCGGGCAAGCTTATGGGGCAGAGCAATACCAGAAGCTGGGAGCTTTTACTTTCGGAGCCATTCTCTCGCTCATTCTGGTTTGTCTACCAGTTTCTGTTCTTTGGATCTTCATGGACAAACTACTCGTCTTCTTAGGCCAAGACCCTGCAATTTCAGTTGAGGCAGGGAAGTATGCTATTTGGCTCATTCCTTCATTGTTTCCGTATGCCATTCTTGAGTCACTGGTTCCCTATTTGCAGACCCAGTGTGTGATCCTTCCCATGCTCTTGTGCTCAACTGTGACATTATCGCTCCATGTGCCTCTTTGTTGGTTTTTAGTATTCAAGTTTCAGTTAGGAACGAAAGGTGCAGCTCTGGCCATCAGTTTATCGTATTGGGTGAATGTGATCCTGCTAGGTACTTACTTGAAATATTCTCCGGCCTGTGAAAATACTCGACCATCATTCTCGAAGGATGTTTTCCTGAGCATTGGGGAGTTCTTCCGCTTTGCGCTTCCTTCTGCTGGAATGATCTG CCTTGAATGGTGGTCATTTGAGTTACTCATACTGTTATCGGGACTTTTGCCAAACCCCGAACTTGAGTCTTCGGTGCTTTCAATATG CCTTACAACTACCTCAGTGCACTACCTCATACCCTATTCTATTGGTGCTGCCGCAAG CACTCGGGTGTCCAATGAATTAGGAGCTGGGAATTCACGGGCTGCTCGGCTATCTGTTTGCACTGTGATGGTTCTTGCTGTGGCAGAGGCCATTGTTGTGAGCGCAACTCTGTTCTGCTGCCGCTCTATTCTGGGATATGCATACAGTGACGTTGGGGAAGTAGTGGACTATGTTAAAGAAATGACTCCTATTATTTGTCTCTCAATCACCATGGACAGCTTACAAGCCGTTCTATCTG GGGTTGCCAGAGGAAGTGGGTGGCAGCATATGGGGGCCTATGTCAATTTCGGGGCATTTTATCTGGTTGGCATTCCCCTAGCTATTGTACTGGGCTTCATTGAACAGTTAAGAGGCAAGGGGATTTGGATTGGAATAGCAACTGGGTCGATGGTGCAAGTCATTTTGCTTTCCCTCGTAACAAGTTTCACAAATTGGCAAAAACAG GCCAATGAAGCAAGGGAAAGGGTGTTCAAGGGGACACTTCCAGCCAATGATGAATCGATTCAATAA
- the LOC127803813 gene encoding protein DETOXIFICATION 14-like isoform X3 has product MEELPLLNSEERKSLPTSKAFMEELKKVTRIAAPMVVVTISQFLLRVVPMIMVGHLGELYLSSTAIATSLTNVTGFSVLFGMASALETLCGQAYGAEQYQKLGAFTFGAILSLILVCLPVSVLWIFMDKLLVFLGQDPAISVEAGKYAIWLIPSLFPYAILESLVPYLQTQCVILPMLLCSTVTLSLHVPLCWFLVFKFQLGTKGAALAISLSYWVNVILLGTYLKYSPACENTRPSFSKDVFLSIGEFFRFALPSAGMICLEWWSFELLILLSGLLPNPELESSVLSICLTTTSVHYLIPYSIGAAASTRVSNELGAGNSRAARLSVCTVMVLAVAEAIVVSATLFCCRSILGYAYSDVGEVVDYVKEMTPIICLSITMDSLQAVLSGVARGSGWQHMGAYVNFGAFYLVGIPLAIVLGFIEQLRGKGIWIGIATGSMVQVILLSLVTSFTNWQKQANEARERVFKGTLPANDESIQ; this is encoded by the exons ATGGAAGAGCTTCCTTTACTTAACAGTGAAGAGAGAAAATCGTTGCCAACATCGAAGGCGTTCATGGAAGAGCTAAAGAAGGTAACCCGCATTGCGGCGCCGATGGTGGTGGTGACGATATCGCAGTTCCTCTTGCGGGTTGTGCCGATGATAATGGTGGGGCACCTCGGCGAGCTCTACCTCTCCAGCACCGCCATTGCAACCTCTCTCACCAATGTTACCGGCTTCAGCGTCCTT TTTGGAATGGCGAGCGCTCTGGAAACCCTCTGCGGGCAAGCTTATGGGGCAGAGCAATACCAGAAGCTGGGAGCTTTTACTTTCGGAGCCATTCTCTCGCTCATTCTGGTTTGTCTACCAGTTTCTGTTCTTTGGATCTTCATGGACAAACTACTCGTCTTCTTAGGCCAAGACCCTGCAATTTCAGTTGAGGCAGGGAAGTATGCTATTTGGCTCATTCCTTCATTGTTTCCGTATGCCATTCTTGAGTCACTGGTTCCCTATTTGCAGACCCAGTGTGTGATCCTTCCCATGCTCTTGTGCTCAACTGTGACATTATCGCTCCATGTGCCTCTTTGTTGGTTTTTAGTATTCAAGTTTCAGTTAGGAACGAAAGGTGCAGCTCTGGCCATCAGTTTATCGTATTGGGTGAATGTGATCCTGCTAGGTACTTACTTGAAATATTCTCCGGCCTGTGAAAATACTCGACCATCATTCTCGAAGGATGTTTTCCTGAGCATTGGGGAGTTCTTCCGCTTTGCGCTTCCTTCTGCTGGAATGATCTG CCTTGAATGGTGGTCATTTGAGTTACTCATACTGTTATCGGGACTTTTGCCAAACCCCGAACTTGAGTCTTCGGTGCTTTCAATATG CCTTACAACTACCTCAGTGCACTACCTCATACCCTATTCTATTGGTGCTGCCGCAAG CACTCGGGTGTCCAATGAATTAGGAGCTGGGAATTCACGGGCTGCTCGGCTATCTGTTTGCACTGTGATGGTTCTTGCTGTGGCAGAGGCCATTGTTGTGAGCGCAACTCTGTTCTGCTGCCGCTCTATTCTGGGATATGCATACAGTGACGTTGGGGAAGTAGTGGACTATGTTAAAGAAATGACTCCTATTATTTGTCTCTCAATCACCATGGACAGCTTACAAGCCGTTCTATCTG GGGTTGCCAGAGGAAGTGGGTGGCAGCATATGGGGGCCTATGTCAATTTCGGGGCATTTTATCTGGTTGGCATTCCCCTAGCTATTGTACTGGGCTTCATTGAACAGTTAAGAGGCAAGGGGATTTGGATTGGAATAGCAACTGGGTCGATGGTGCAAGTCATTTTGCTTTCCCTCGTAACAAGTTTCACAAATTGGCAAAAACAG GCCAATGAAGCAAGGGAAAGGGTGTTCAAGGGGACACTTCCAGCCAATGATGAATCGATTCAATAA
- the LOC127803814 gene encoding protein DETOXIFICATION 12-like, producing MRTAMEEVILPEREERRWRCLMEELRKVSHIAMPMVAVTIMQYLLQVVSVMMVGHLGQLSLSSVAIATSLTNVTGFSLLSGLVGGLETLCGQAYGAQQYRKLGNYTFSAIISLILTCFPVCVFWIFMDKLLILMGQDHSISAEARKYSIWLIPALFGGAILKPLVRFLQSQSMILPMLVSSFVVLCFHIPVSWALIFKLELGSTGAAVAISLCTWVNIILLGVYIKYSAGCKNTPMVLSKDSFLCIGEFFRLAVPSAVMVCLKWWSLEVLVLLSGLLPNSKLETSVLSICLTISTLHFTVPYGIGAAASTRVSNELGAGNAKAAQMAVWAVMLITVTETTIVSLSLFCSRYVLGHAYSSEQQVVDYIAVMAPWICLSVVTDSLQAVISGIARGSGWQHIGAYVNLGSFYLVGIPVAVSLGFVLHLRAKGLWIGIVVGSTVQSTTLSLITGVTNWQKQATKARERILKERSEGRPSSV from the exons atgagaacagcCATGGAAGAGGTGATACTGCCGGAAAGGGAAGAGAGAAGATGGAGATGCTTAATGGAAGAGCTGAGAAAGGTAAGTCACATAGCAATGCCAATGGTGGCAGTAACCATCATGCAGTACCTCTTGCAAGTCGTGTCGGTGATGATGGTGGGACACCTCGGCCAACTCTCCCTCTCAAGCGTTGCCATTGCCACCTCCCTCACCAATGTCACAGGCTTCAGCCTTCTT TCAGGATTGGTGGGTGGATTAGAAACGTTGTGTGGACAAGCGTATGGAGCACAGCAATACAGAAAGCTCGGAAACTATACTTTCAGTGCCATCATCTCTCTCATTTTGACTTGCTTCCCGGTCTGTGTCTTCTGGATCTTCATGGATAAGCTATTGATTCTCATGGGCCAAGACCATTCGATCTCAGCTGAAGCTCGCAAGTACTCAATCTGGCTTATTCCTGCGCTGTTTGGCGGTGCAATTCTCAAGCCTCTAGTTCGATTCTTGCAGTCGCAGAGCATGATTCTTCCAATGCTTGTAAGCTCCTTTGTTGTCCTGTGTTTTCACATACCCGTTTCCTGGGCTCTCATCTTTAAGTTGGAGCTGGGAAGTACTGGCGCCGCCGTTGCAATCAGTTTATGCACTTGGGTCAACATTATACTGCTTGGAGTTTACATAAAATACTCTGCAGGCTGTAAGAACACTCCTATGGTTCTCTCCAAAGATTCCTTCCTATGTATTGGGGAGTTCTTCCGCTTAGCTGTCCCATCAGCTGTAATGGTTTG TCTAAAATGGTGGTCACTGGAGGTGCTTGTATTGCTATCAGGTCTTCTACCAAATTCAAAGCTTGAAACCTCCGTGCTTTCAATATG CCTTACCATCTCTACCCTGCACTTCACCGTACCATATGGAATTGGGGCAGCTGCAAG TACAAGAGTTTCAAATGAGCTAGGAGCTGGGAATGCAAAAGCAGCTCAAATGGCTGTCTGGGCTGTGATGCTTATCACAGTCACAGAGACTACCATAGTGAGCTTGAGCCTCTTCTGCAGCCGGTATGTTCTGGGCCACGCTTACAGCAGCGAGCAACAAGTGGTGGACTACATTGCTGTAATGGCGCCCTGGATTTGTCTTTCAGTTGTCACAGACAGCTTGCAGGCAGTCATTTCTG GTATAGCCAGGGGGAGTGGGTGGCAGCATATTGGGGCCTATGTCAATCTTGGATCATTTTATCTGGTTGGAATTCCAGTTGCTGTTAGTTTGGGTTTTGTTCTACATTTGAGGGCTAAGGGCCTCTGGATTGGGATAGTGGTTGGCTCTACTGTACAATCAACAACTCTTTCTCTTATAACTGGCGTTACAAATTGGCAAAAGCAG GCAACCAAGGCAAGAGAAAGAATACTCAAAGAGAGATCAGAAGGAAGACCCTCCTCAGTATAG